From a region of the Defluviitalea raffinosedens genome:
- a CDS encoding AAA family ATPase codes for MDITENQISSFSKRFTEIEEAIGESIIGQKDIIRYVLMAIIAGGNVLLEGLPGLGKTQLVKTLGKVLDLRFSRIQFTPDLMPADVIGTNIIMKKQDGSSEFQFQAGPVFSNIVLADEINRATPKTQSAMLEAMQEKTVTVGNNTYTLPSPFFVMATQNPLEMEGTYPLPEAQMDRFMFKLDVKFPNEKELAQIVGLTTGVNVSEPRTVCGKEDLLQMGEIAKQVPIANPVLEYAMQLILKLHPESEHASETTKKYVRYGPSPRGAQAIIIAARIHALLEGRYNVSFDDIKTVALPTLRHRIFLNFEALADQVTSDDLILAALEEGK; via the coding sequence ATGGATATAACTGAAAATCAAATTTCAAGCTTTTCTAAACGCTTTACAGAAATAGAAGAGGCCATTGGAGAAAGTATCATAGGGCAGAAAGACATTATACGGTATGTGCTTATGGCTATTATTGCCGGGGGTAATGTGCTCCTTGAAGGGCTTCCCGGCTTAGGAAAAACACAATTGGTCAAAACCTTAGGGAAAGTGCTGGATCTTAGATTCTCAAGAATTCAGTTTACCCCGGATTTAATGCCAGCAGATGTTATTGGAACCAATATCATTATGAAGAAGCAGGACGGAAGCAGTGAATTTCAATTTCAGGCAGGGCCTGTATTCTCAAACATTGTGTTAGCCGATGAAATCAATCGTGCAACGCCAAAAACCCAAAGTGCAATGCTGGAAGCCATGCAGGAAAAAACCGTTACAGTAGGCAATAATACATACACTCTTCCTAGTCCATTTTTTGTAATGGCGACTCAAAATCCTTTAGAAATGGAAGGAACTTATCCTTTGCCGGAAGCCCAGATGGACCGGTTTATGTTCAAACTAGATGTTAAGTTCCCAAACGAAAAAGAATTGGCTCAAATTGTAGGCCTGACAACAGGAGTTAATGTTTCTGAGCCAAGAACTGTATGCGGCAAAGAAGATCTATTACAGATGGGAGAAATCGCAAAGCAGGTGCCAATTGCAAACCCTGTATTGGAGTATGCTATGCAGCTTATACTGAAACTTCATCCGGAATCGGAGCATGCTTCTGAAACAACTAAAAAATATGTAAGATATGGTCCAAGTCCAAGGGGTGCTCAGGCAATTATTATCGCTGCAAGAATTCATGCCTTGCTTGAAGGCAGATACAATGTATCCTTTGATGATATTAAGACTGTGGCCCTTCCTACTTTAAGGCACCGTATTTTCTTAAATTTTGAAGCTTTAGCAGATCAGGTTACATCAGATGATTTGATTTTGGCAGCTTTAGAGGAAGGGAAATAA